The following proteins are co-located in the Flavobacterium sp. CECT 9288 genome:
- a CDS encoding diphosphomevalonate/mevalonate 3,5-bisphosphate decarboxylase family protein, with translation MIAANDFIPSSYTNTVESGSFQWSAPSNIALVKYWGKKENQIPANPSVSFTLNNCKTITELAFAKKENDGSFSFDLLFEGQPKEDFKPKIQKFLERIEIYLPFLKDYHFTIDTENTFPHSSGIASSASGMAALAMNLMSLEKVLNPAMTEDYFYQKASLLARLGSGSACRSVKGQVVVWGNQANIPGSSDLFGVEFPHAIHTNFKNFQDTILLVDKGEKQVSSTVGHDLMHNHPFAERRFAQAHENLDALITIFESGDLDAFIKIVESEALTLHAMMMTSMPYFILMKPNTLQIINTIWKFRNETKIPVCFTLDAGANVHVLYPENVSEKVLQFIKDELVGYCQNGQYICDQIGNGAALV, from the coding sequence ATGATTGCAGCAAACGATTTTATTCCATCATCATATACCAATACTGTTGAAAGCGGGAGTTTTCAATGGAGTGCACCTAGTAATATTGCACTCGTAAAATACTGGGGGAAAAAAGAGAATCAAATTCCAGCTAATCCATCGGTGAGTTTTACGTTGAATAATTGCAAAACGATTACCGAATTGGCTTTCGCCAAAAAAGAAAACGACGGTTCTTTCTCTTTTGATTTACTTTTTGAAGGGCAACCTAAAGAAGATTTCAAACCGAAAATTCAAAAGTTTTTGGAGCGAATAGAAATCTATTTGCCGTTTTTAAAAGACTATCATTTTACAATTGACACCGAAAATACGTTTCCGCACAGTTCCGGAATTGCGTCATCGGCATCAGGAATGGCAGCTCTAGCCATGAACTTAATGAGTTTAGAAAAAGTGTTAAACCCGGCAATGACTGAAGATTATTTTTATCAAAAAGCGTCTTTACTTGCCCGTTTGGGTTCCGGAAGTGCTTGCCGAAGTGTAAAAGGACAAGTCGTGGTTTGGGGCAATCAGGCAAACATTCCAGGAAGTTCAGACTTATTTGGAGTGGAATTTCCGCATGCGATTCATACTAATTTTAAAAATTTTCAAGACACCATTTTACTGGTTGATAAAGGCGAAAAACAAGTCTCGAGCACCGTTGGTCATGACTTGATGCACAACCATCCTTTTGCCGAAAGGCGATTTGCTCAAGCGCATGAAAATCTAGATGCACTGATTACTATTTTTGAAAGTGGCGATTTAGACGCGTTTATCAAAATTGTAGAAAGTGAAGCCTTGACCTTGCACGCCATGATGATGACTTCTATGCCGTATTTTATCTTGATGAAACCAAACACATTACAAATCATTAATACCATTTGGAAATTCAGGAATGAGACCAAAATACCTGTTTGTTTCACGCTAGATGCAGGTGCCAATGTACACGTTTTGTATCCCGAAAACGTTAGCGAAAAAGTTTTACAATTTATTAAGGACGAATTAGTTGGCTATTGTCAAAATGGGCAGTACATTTGTGATCAAATAGGAAACGGAGCAGCGCTTGTTTAA
- a CDS encoding TspO/MBR family protein, with amino-acid sequence MNKFLKIIIAVAACLAIGYTSGMVTRSSITTWYPTLIKPSFNPPNWIFAPVWSTLYAMMGVAAGFVWSEIKSNEEVVKKALIFFLIQLGLNALWSYLFFGLHNPMLAGLEIIVLWLMIYETYVQFSKINKIAGYLFIPYLAWVSFAAVLNGSIWWLNR; translated from the coding sequence ATGAACAAATTTCTCAAAATAATCATAGCGGTCGCAGCTTGTCTTGCCATTGGATATACATCAGGAATGGTGACTCGCTCATCTATTACAACTTGGTATCCTACTTTGATCAAACCAAGTTTTAATCCGCCCAATTGGATTTTTGCACCGGTTTGGAGTACCTTGTATGCCATGATGGGTGTGGCTGCAGGATTCGTGTGGAGCGAAATTAAAAGCAATGAAGAGGTCGTAAAAAAAGCCTTAATTTTCTTTTTGATACAACTAGGACTAAATGCTTTATGGTCGTATTTGTTTTTTGGTTTGCATAACCCAATGCTCGCAGGATTAGAAATTATTGTGCTGTGGTTAATGATTTATGAAACCTACGTTCAGTTTTCAAAAATTAACAAGATTGCTGGGTATTTGTTTATTCCTTATTTGGCTTGGGTGAGTTTTGCTGCGGTTTTGAACGGAAGTATTTGGTGGTTGAATAGATAG
- a CDS encoding NAD(P)/FAD-dependent oxidoreductase translates to MNQNFDIIIVGGGAAGFFTAINIVEKKPKLKVAILERGAEVLQKVRISGGGRCNVTHACFEPNELVKFYPRGEKELRGPFHQFCSGDTIEWFEKHGVELKIEADGRMFPVSNSSQTIIDCFLKATQKLGIAVITGQSVQSIFNPEVSGENVWKIETQTENYLSEKLILATGSNPKVWEMLQNFGHAVVSPVPSLFTFNIKDSRIKELPGVATHVTVTVKDTKLTSTGPLLITHWGMSGPAILKLSAWGARILHDKNYQFTIFVNWLNDEDTADVEKKLKDLKQEHAKKSVSKKSPFELTNRLWESLVLASGIETETKWADLSKTQVQNLANQLTKGTFQVNGKSTFKEEFVTAGGIDLKEINFKTMESKLHKNLYFAGEIVNIDAITGGFNFQNAWTSGFIVANSI, encoded by the coding sequence ATGAATCAAAATTTCGATATAATAATTGTAGGTGGTGGCGCAGCAGGATTTTTTACAGCGATTAATATCGTCGAAAAAAAACCAAAACTGAAAGTCGCAATTTTAGAACGCGGTGCTGAAGTATTGCAAAAAGTTCGTATTTCCGGTGGTGGACGTTGCAATGTAACGCACGCTTGCTTTGAACCAAATGAATTGGTAAAATTTTACCCTCGTGGCGAAAAAGAATTACGTGGTCCTTTTCATCAGTTTTGTTCAGGCGATACGATTGAATGGTTCGAAAAACATGGCGTAGAATTAAAAATCGAAGCTGACGGACGCATGTTCCCCGTTTCGAATTCCTCACAAACCATTATTGATTGTTTTTTGAAAGCCACACAGAAACTCGGAATCGCAGTTATTACAGGACAAAGTGTACAATCTATTTTCAATCCCGAAGTTTCGGGAGAAAACGTTTGGAAGATCGAAACACAAACCGAGAATTATCTTTCTGAAAAGCTAATTTTAGCTACAGGCAGCAATCCAAAAGTTTGGGAAATGTTACAAAATTTTGGTCACGCAGTTGTCAGCCCAGTTCCTTCCCTATTCACTTTCAACATCAAAGATTCCAGAATAAAAGAGTTACCTGGCGTTGCCACACATGTAACCGTGACCGTAAAGGACACCAAACTTACATCAACAGGACCGTTATTAATTACACATTGGGGAATGAGCGGCCCAGCAATTTTGAAACTCTCCGCTTGGGGAGCACGCATTTTGCATGACAAAAATTATCAATTTACCATTTTCGTGAATTGGTTGAATGATGAAGACACAGCAGATGTTGAGAAAAAGCTGAAAGACTTAAAACAAGAACACGCAAAGAAATCAGTTTCTAAGAAATCACCATTCGAACTAACCAACAGATTATGGGAAAGTTTAGTACTTGCCTCTGGAATCGAAACTGAAACAAAATGGGCTGATTTGTCCAAAACGCAAGTACAAAATCTAGCGAATCAATTGACGAAAGGAACTTTTCAAGTTAATGGAAAAAGTACGTTTAAGGAAGAATTTGTAACAGCTGGCGGAATTGATTTAAAAGAAATCAACTTCAAAACCATGGAAAGCAAACTACATAAAAACCTCTATTTTGCTGGTGAAATTGTCAATATTGATGCTATTACAGGCGGTTTCAATTTTCAAAATGCTTGGACAAGTGGGTTTATTGTGGCGAACTCTATTTGA
- a CDS encoding GxxExxY protein, with protein MTKKEITQLSYEIIGYAIKVHKKLGPGLLEKIYEECLKYELEKNGYNVKQQLNIEIDYYDLELAHPLRLDLLVNDAIIVELKTVEKFHPIDEAKLLTYMKLLSIPQGLLINFNTTNITKSCKPLINEYFSRLADD; from the coding sequence ATGACAAAAAAAGAGATAACGCAATTATCCTATGAAATTATTGGTTATGCCATAAAAGTTCACAAAAAACTAGGGCCAGGACTATTAGAAAAAATTTATGAAGAATGCTTGAAATATGAGTTAGAAAAAAATGGGTATAATGTAAAACAACAATTAAATATTGAAATAGATTACTATGATTTAGAACTCGCACATCCACTTCGATTGGATTTACTTGTAAATGATGCTATCATTGTAGAGTTGAAAACCGTTGAAAAATTCCACCCAATTGATGAAGCTAAACTATTGACCTACATGAAACTATTAAGTATTCCGCAAGGATTGCTAATCAATTTCAATACCACCAACATCACAAAATCATGCAAACCCCTAATTAACGAATATTTTTCAAGGTTAGCTGATGATTAA
- a CDS encoding glycerophosphodiester phosphodiesterase family protein translates to MLKIGHRGAKGYEPENTLVSFQKALDMHVDGIELDVHLSADGEIIVIHDETIDRTTNGKGFVNTLSLQELKAFLIEGKYEIPTLQEVFDLVNQKCFINIEIKSHDTTDKVVALIEKYVTKKGWNYEHFLVSSFDWNALQQVALLNSKIGIGVLTETDLDLALAFAETIQAKSIHPYFHLLTIENTAHIQEKGFQIFPWTINEVEDIQKIKKYNLNGIITDFPDRI, encoded by the coding sequence ATGCTCAAAATTGGACATCGCGGCGCAAAAGGATACGAACCCGAAAATACTTTGGTTTCCTTTCAAAAAGCATTAGATATGCACGTGGACGGCATTGAACTCGATGTGCATTTGAGTGCTGATGGCGAAATAATCGTAATTCACGACGAAACAATTGACCGAACAACCAATGGAAAAGGTTTTGTAAACACATTATCTTTGCAGGAATTGAAGGCTTTTTTAATAGAAGGAAAATACGAAATCCCCACGTTACAAGAAGTTTTTGATCTAGTAAACCAAAAGTGTTTCATCAATATCGAAATCAAAAGTCATGATACAACTGATAAAGTGGTGGCGCTAATTGAAAAGTATGTTACTAAAAAGGGCTGGAATTACGAACATTTTTTAGTTTCTAGTTTTGATTGGAACGCGTTGCAACAAGTAGCTTTACTAAATAGCAAAATTGGCATCGGGGTTTTAACAGAAACTGATTTAGACTTGGCTTTGGCTTTCGCCGAAACGATACAAGCAAAATCAATTCATCCGTATTTTCATTTATTGACAATAGAAAACACAGCGCATATCCAGGAAAAAGGTTTTCAGATTTTCCCTTGGACCATCAATGAAGTCGAAGACATTCAAAAAATAAAAAAATACAACTTAAACGGAATCATAACCGATTTCCCTGATAGAATATGA
- a CDS encoding alpha-amylase family glycosyl hydrolase: MKKYSLLLLTMITLNSCSNAQTVVESNKTPFVWEGANVYFLMTDRFNNGDKLNDLNFDRSKTTGKLRGFEGGDIKGISQKIDEGYFDKLGINAIWFTPVVEQIHDGVDEGTGLSYGFHGYWAKDWTALDPNFGTKEDLATLVQKAHAHGIRIILDGVINHTGPVTPIDSVWPQDWVRTGPTCDYKSFENTTACTLVTNLPDVKTESNQTVALPTILIEKWKKEGRYEREMKELDAFFARTGYPRVPKYYIIKWLTDYITEYGIDGYRGDTVKHTDETVWVDFKTQCDYAFETWKKNNPTKVLDNNSFYTIAEVYNYGISGGQDFDFGDKKVNYFKNGFNNMINFEFKWDAQKDYEFIFSKYSNKLNNDLKGFSVLNYMSSHDDGAPFDAKRTKNKETGTKLLLSPGVSQVYYGDESARSLVIEGTQGDATLRSFMNWDEIKSNPETQKTLLHWQKLGQFRKNHPSVGAGIHKQISAQPYTFSRTFSQGDYTDKVVVGLDLKSGTKELSVGTIFADGTKVKDAYSGKESVVTNGKVTINTEFDIVLLELKK; this comes from the coding sequence ATGAAAAAATACTCTCTTTTACTATTGACAATGATAACTTTAAACAGTTGCTCCAATGCACAAACAGTTGTTGAAAGTAACAAAACTCCTTTCGTTTGGGAAGGAGCGAATGTGTACTTTTTGATGACGGATCGTTTTAATAATGGCGACAAATTAAACGACCTAAACTTTGACAGAAGCAAAACTACTGGAAAACTGCGTGGTTTTGAAGGTGGTGATATCAAAGGAATTTCTCAAAAAATTGACGAAGGCTATTTTGACAAACTCGGCATTAATGCCATTTGGTTTACTCCTGTAGTAGAGCAAATTCACGATGGTGTCGATGAAGGTACTGGCTTGAGCTATGGCTTTCACGGCTACTGGGCCAAAGATTGGACGGCTTTAGACCCAAACTTTGGAACGAAAGAAGATCTAGCAACACTGGTACAAAAAGCACATGCACACGGCATCCGAATTATTCTTGACGGGGTTATCAATCACACCGGGCCAGTTACTCCTATTGATAGCGTTTGGCCGCAAGATTGGGTTCGAACAGGTCCAACTTGTGATTACAAATCCTTTGAAAACACAACTGCCTGCACACTTGTAACCAACTTACCTGATGTTAAAACCGAAAGCAATCAAACTGTGGCTTTACCTACTATTTTAATCGAAAAATGGAAAAAAGAAGGCCGTTACGAACGAGAAATGAAAGAACTCGATGCGTTTTTTGCTCGCACCGGATATCCAAGAGTACCAAAATATTACATCATCAAATGGCTGACGGATTATATTACGGAATACGGAATTGACGGATATCGCGGCGACACCGTAAAACACACAGATGAAACCGTTTGGGTCGATTTCAAAACACAATGTGATTACGCATTTGAAACTTGGAAGAAAAACAATCCAACAAAAGTATTGGATAACAACTCCTTTTACACCATTGCCGAAGTCTATAATTATGGCATCAGCGGCGGTCAAGATTTTGATTTTGGCGATAAAAAAGTAAACTATTTTAAAAATGGTTTCAACAACATGATCAATTTCGAATTCAAGTGGGATGCTCAAAAAGATTATGAATTTATTTTCTCCAAATACTCTAACAAACTGAATAATGACTTGAAAGGCTTTAGTGTCTTGAATTATATGTCATCGCACGACGACGGTGCACCGTTTGATGCGAAACGTACTAAAAATAAGGAAACGGGAACCAAATTACTGCTTTCGCCAGGAGTTTCGCAAGTATATTACGGTGACGAAAGCGCTCGTTCTTTAGTAATTGAAGGAACACAAGGCGATGCAACTTTACGATCTTTTATGAATTGGGATGAAATTAAATCAAATCCTGAAACTCAAAAAACGTTGTTGCATTGGCAAAAATTAGGTCAATTCAGAAAAAATCATCCATCAGTTGGAGCAGGAATTCACAAACAAATTTCGGCTCAACCCTATACTTTTTCTAGAACTTTCTCACAAGGAGACTATACAGATAAAGTAGTTGTTGGCTTGGATTTAAAAAGTGGAACTAAAGAACTTTCAGTGGGAACAATTTTCGCTGACGGAACCAAAGTGAAAGATGCGTATTCAGGAAAAGAATCTGTTGTTACTAATGGAAAAGTGACCATAAATACTGAATTTGACATCGTTTTATTAGAATTAAAAAAATAA
- a CDS encoding glycoside hydrolase family 13 protein codes for MEPPFWYAGMKNTELQILFYGKDISQYQVTVSNGVKISFVQKTENPNYLFVTIDTKKVPTSDFTFTFKSKNRETFTQKYSLKQRRENSAQRKSFDSSDMMYLLMPDRFANGNANNDSENSTQEKYNRDLPGGRHGGDIEGIIKNLDYISSLGATTIWSTPLCEDNDAKHSYHTYGQSDVYKIDPRYGTNADYARLASEMHKRDMKLVMDYVTNHWGIEHWMVKDLPTKDWINQFEKYTQTNHKRTVIHDINASEIDKKVAIDGWFVPSMPDLNLKNTLTLKYLIQNAIWWIESADLDGFRVDTYNYSDPAGIATWTKAITNEYPNFNIVGEVWMQSQAQMAYWQKDSKISAIQNYNSNLPSVMDFTLYEATTKAFNEDDAGWDKGLMRFYDNFSNDFLYPNPNNTLIFAENHDTNRINETYGKDIRKYKMAMTILATVRGIPQLYYGSEIGMAGNKDKGDADIRQDFPGGWEGDANNAFTKEGRSIAQNEYFDFTAKLFNWRKSKTVIHYGKMTHYIPENNVYVYFRYNNDETVMVIMNNSNETKTIKTDRFKENIKNFQSGKDVISELTFDVTNEIKIEAKSVLILELK; via the coding sequence ATGGAACCACCGTTTTGGTATGCAGGAATGAAAAATACAGAATTGCAGATTCTGTTTTATGGCAAGGACATTTCTCAATATCAAGTCACGGTTTCTAATGGGGTAAAAATAAGCTTCGTTCAAAAGACAGAAAATCCAAACTATCTTTTTGTTACCATTGATACCAAAAAAGTCCCCACCTCTGATTTTACATTTACCTTTAAAAGTAAAAACAGAGAAACGTTTACACAGAAATATTCTTTGAAGCAAAGAAGAGAAAACTCAGCGCAACGCAAAAGTTTCGACTCATCGGATATGATGTATTTATTGATGCCAGACCGATTTGCGAATGGGAACGCAAATAACGACAGTGAAAATTCGACCCAAGAAAAGTACAATAGAGATTTACCTGGTGGAAGACACGGTGGCGATATTGAAGGAATTATTAAAAACCTAGATTACATTTCATCCTTAGGCGCAACAACCATTTGGAGCACGCCGCTTTGCGAAGATAATGATGCAAAACATTCCTACCATACCTATGGTCAATCTGATGTGTATAAAATTGATCCGCGTTATGGAACTAATGCTGATTATGCTAGATTGGCTTCTGAAATGCATAAAAGAGACATGAAACTGGTGATGGATTATGTAACCAACCATTGGGGCATTGAACACTGGATGGTTAAAGATTTACCCACAAAAGATTGGATTAACCAATTTGAAAAATACACACAAACCAATCACAAACGAACTGTTATTCATGATATCAATGCGTCTGAAATTGATAAAAAAGTAGCTATTGACGGCTGGTTCGTACCATCGATGCCCGATTTGAATTTGAAAAATACTTTGACTTTAAAATACCTGATTCAAAATGCCATTTGGTGGATTGAATCAGCTGATTTGGATGGATTTCGAGTAGACACTTACAACTATTCTGATCCAGCAGGAATTGCCACGTGGACAAAAGCCATTACCAACGAATACCCAAATTTTAATATCGTTGGCGAAGTCTGGATGCAAAGTCAAGCGCAAATGGCCTATTGGCAAAAAGACAGTAAAATTTCAGCAATCCAAAACTACAACTCAAACTTACCAAGTGTGATGGATTTCACACTCTACGAAGCCACAACCAAAGCATTCAACGAAGACGATGCAGGATGGGACAAAGGCTTGATGCGATTTTACGACAATTTCTCGAATGATTTTTTATATCCAAACCCAAACAATACTTTAATTTTTGCGGAGAATCATGACACCAATCGGATCAATGAAACTTATGGAAAAGACATTAGAAAATATAAAATGGCCATGACAATTCTTGCAACTGTTCGCGGAATTCCTCAATTGTATTACGGTAGCGAAATAGGTATGGCCGGAAACAAAGATAAGGGTGATGCTGATATTCGTCAAGATTTCCCTGGCGGATGGGAAGGCGATGCAAACAACGCTTTTACTAAAGAAGGACGATCTATAGCCCAAAACGAATACTTTGATTTTACGGCTAAGTTATTCAATTGGAGGAAATCAAAAACAGTCATTCATTATGGAAAAATGACGCATTACATTCCGGAGAACAATGTTTACGTGTATTTTAGATACAACAATGATGAAACCGTGATGGTGATCATGAACAACAGTAACGAAACCAAAACGATAAAAACCGATCGTTTTAAAGAGAACATTAAAAACTTTCAATCAGGAAAAGACGTTATTTCTGAACTTACTTTTGACGTTACCAATGAAATTAAAATCGAAGCTAAATCGGTTTTGATTTTAGAGTTGAAATAG
- a CDS encoding glycoside hydrolase family 65 protein: MNQDYIKPDNWSIIEEGFDAERVKSSESLFSIGNGAMGQRANFEENYSGETFQGSYIAGIYYPDKTKVGWWKNGYPEYFAKVLNAPNWIGIDIEINGEKFDLNTCTDVKNFRRELNMKEGWYHRSFEATLKNGTEISVSIKRFLSIVLDEVGLIHYEITPLNKDSKIVFKPYIDAGVTNEDANWEEKFWEPLDVKKSGNEAFVTAQTFKTHFKATTFMHNSILTNGEKTGISPSNIDATTDKIQFSYDVIVAQGQKSSIQKIGGYTVSLNHENTVTAAEKVIQAALTLGYDQMLLDQIDAWAKIWEMSDITIDGDVKAQQGIRFNIFQLNQTYLGKDSRLNIGPKGFTGEKYGGSTYWDTEAYCIPFYMATKDQEVARNLLTYRYNQLDKAIENATKLGFTNGAALYPMVTMNGEECHNEWEITFEEIHRNGAIAFAIYNFYRYTGDYSYIPEKGLEVLIGIARFWHQRANFSANLNQYVILGVTGPNEYENNVNNNFYTNYIAKWCLDYTYEQIQKVSLEYPSDHKRITEKVNITDAELQSWKKVSDNMYFPFSEEHNVYLQQDGFLEKDLVRVADLDKSQRPINQKWSWDRILRSPYIKQADVLQCFYFFEDHFTKEELKNNFEFYESFTVHESSLSPCVHSIQAALLDKMDMAYTFYLRTSRLDLDDYNKEVEEGCHITSMAGTWMSIVEGFGGMRVKDNTLHFSPKIPKEWTAYSFKINFRNQILTVNINHKETTFSIVGNTELTIVVNGEQVMVSPENALAV, translated from the coding sequence ATGAATCAAGATTATATAAAACCAGACAATTGGTCCATCATAGAAGAAGGTTTTGATGCCGAACGTGTAAAATCATCCGAAAGTTTGTTTAGTATTGGCAACGGAGCTATGGGACAACGCGCTAATTTTGAAGAAAATTATAGCGGAGAAACCTTCCAAGGCAGCTACATTGCTGGAATTTATTATCCAGATAAAACAAAAGTAGGCTGGTGGAAAAACGGATATCCAGAATATTTTGCAAAGGTTTTAAATGCACCAAACTGGATTGGGATTGACATTGAAATCAACGGTGAAAAATTCGATTTGAATACCTGTACCGATGTCAAAAACTTTCGTCGTGAATTGAATATGAAAGAAGGTTGGTACCACCGTTCTTTTGAAGCCACCTTAAAAAATGGAACAGAAATTTCAGTTAGCATCAAGCGTTTTCTTTCTATCGTCTTGGATGAAGTTGGGCTTATCCATTATGAAATTACACCTTTGAACAAAGATTCTAAAATTGTATTCAAACCTTATATTGATGCCGGTGTAACTAATGAAGATGCCAACTGGGAAGAGAAATTCTGGGAACCCCTTGATGTGAAAAAATCAGGAAATGAAGCTTTTGTAACGGCTCAAACCTTCAAAACCCATTTCAAGGCAACCACATTCATGCACAACAGCATTTTAACTAATGGTGAAAAAACAGGAATTTCACCATCAAATATTGATGCCACTACAGATAAAATCCAATTTAGCTACGATGTAATTGTGGCTCAAGGCCAAAAATCATCTATCCAAAAAATTGGAGGTTACACGGTTTCTTTAAACCATGAAAACACTGTTACTGCTGCCGAAAAAGTCATACAAGCTGCCTTAACTTTGGGCTATGACCAAATGCTACTGGATCAGATTGACGCTTGGGCAAAAATTTGGGAAATGTCAGATATTACTATTGATGGCGATGTCAAAGCACAACAAGGAATTCGTTTCAATATTTTTCAATTGAACCAAACCTATCTTGGTAAAGATTCTCGTTTGAATATTGGACCAAAAGGTTTCACTGGCGAAAAATATGGTGGTTCTACCTATTGGGATACCGAAGCATACTGTATTCCGTTTTACATGGCGACTAAGGATCAAGAAGTAGCGCGCAACTTGTTGACGTACCGCTACAATCAATTAGACAAAGCCATTGAAAATGCAACTAAATTAGGATTTACTAATGGTGCAGCTTTATACCCAATGGTTACTATGAACGGTGAAGAATGCCATAACGAATGGGAAATAACGTTTGAAGAAATTCATAGAAATGGAGCCATAGCATTTGCTATTTACAACTTTTACAGATATACTGGTGATTACAGCTACATTCCTGAAAAGGGTCTTGAAGTCCTTATTGGTATTGCTCGTTTCTGGCATCAAAGAGCGAATTTTTCAGCAAATTTAAACCAATATGTAATTCTTGGTGTAACGGGTCCAAACGAGTATGAGAACAACGTAAACAATAATTTCTATACCAATTATATTGCAAAATGGTGTTTGGATTATACCTACGAACAAATTCAGAAAGTATCCCTGGAATATCCATCAGATCACAAAAGAATTACTGAAAAAGTAAACATCACAGACGCAGAATTACAATCTTGGAAAAAAGTTTCGGACAATATGTACTTTCCGTTTTCGGAAGAACATAATGTATACTTACAGCAAGATGGTTTCCTAGAGAAAGATTTGGTTCGCGTAGCTGATTTGGATAAAAGCCAAAGACCTATCAATCAAAAATGGTCTTGGGATCGCATTTTACGTTCGCCATACATCAAGCAAGCCGATGTTTTACAGTGTTTTTATTTCTTTGAAGATCATTTTACGAAAGAAGAACTGAAAAATAATTTTGAATTCTACGAATCCTTTACGGTTCATGAAAGTTCACTTTCACCTTGTGTACACTCTATTCAAGCGGCTTTGTTAGACAAAATGGATATGGCTTATACCTTCTATTTAAGAACGTCACGCCTAGATCTTGATGATTACAATAAAGAAGTAGAAGAAGGTTGTCATATAACCTCAATGGCAGGAACTTGGATGAGTATCGTAGAAGGTTTTGGCGGAATGCGAGTTAAAGATAATACACTTCATTTTTCGCCAAAAATCCCAAAAGAATGGACAGCATATTCGTTTAAAATCAATTTCAGAAATCAAATTTTGACTGTGAATATCAATCACAAAGAAACTACTTTCTCTATTGTTGGCAATACAGAATTGACAATTGTAGTAAACGGAGAGCAGGTTATGGTCTCTCCAGAAAACGCACTTGCAGTATAA
- the pgmB gene encoding beta-phosphoglucomutase encodes MNNIKAFIFDLDGVIVDTAKYHYLAWKKIANSLDIDFTHEHNELLKGVSRVRSLDIILDLGKVTASQEDKDRWLLQKNEDYLTYLVDMNESEILPGVFRILQFLKENNQPIALGSASKNARPILEKTGLLPYFDAVVDGNDVTNAKPDPEVFLMAAKLLNIKPEDSIVFEDSVAGVQAANIANMISVGIGDATTLQEAKYIFNDFTAIDTQFIEVLLRK; translated from the coding sequence ATGAATAACATTAAAGCATTTATATTCGACCTTGACGGCGTAATTGTAGATACGGCTAAATACCATTATTTGGCTTGGAAAAAAATTGCTAATTCACTTGACATCGATTTTACACACGAGCACAATGAATTATTAAAAGGAGTAAGCCGCGTGCGCTCTTTGGATATTATTTTAGATTTAGGAAAAGTAACTGCATCACAAGAAGACAAAGACCGATGGTTGCTTCAAAAAAATGAAGACTACTTGACGTATTTAGTAGACATGAATGAAAGCGAAATTCTACCGGGAGTTTTTAGAATTTTACAATTTCTAAAAGAAAACAATCAACCCATAGCATTAGGTTCAGCCAGTAAAAATGCGAGACCTATTTTAGAAAAAACAGGACTGCTACCCTATTTTGATGCTGTAGTTGATGGAAATGATGTGACCAATGCCAAACCTGATCCAGAAGTTTTCTTGATGGCTGCAAAATTATTGAACATAAAACCAGAAGATTCAATCGTTTTTGAGGATTCAGTGGCGGGAGTTCAAGCAGCAAATATCGCAAATATGATTAGTGTAGGAATTGGAGATGCAACTACTTTGCAGGAAGCTAAATACATCTTTAATGATTTTACAGCTATCGACACCCAATTTATAGAAGTTTTACTTAGAAAATAA